CGAAGCGGAGAGATCTTTTCCTAGAAACCCGTATCCTCACAATTTCATCTCCGCAATCAACCGCATCAAACTCTCATCAGAAACTTTATAATCCCCTGTTAAAAATTCCTGCTTGGTCACCCAGCGAAATTCCCTGATATCATCAACCCCGGGATTTTTAGTAATATCAATATTAGTGGAGGTCGGAATGCAAAGAAAGGTTGAGCAGACCACTTGTCCGCCATCAATTTCCTTGAAAAACCACCAGATGCCGAGCGGCTCTTTGATTTCAACATCAAGAAATACTTCCTCTTTAACCTCTCTTCTCAACGCGTCAAAAGGAGACTCCCCGAAATCCACTTTGCCGCCCGGCAAATCCCAAAAATATAAATCATCATTAATGTGCGCTTTGACTATTAAAAATTTATTGTCTTTTTTTATAAACGCTTTGACACCGGCGATTACCGGTAATGTCTGTTTAGCCATATATTTAATTTTGTTTCATGACTTCAACGAAACCATCTCCTTCACCGTCTCCTTTTTAATCACCCCAAACACCGCCAACAAAGAAAAATAAACGGCCATGCCGATTAAAATCAGCCAGATGACGTTAAGGTCGCGCAAGAAATAAATGACCCCGGCCATAATGCCGGCCGCGACCAAGGATTTGCCGAAATTGACCAGGGACGGAAAAAATTTGACTGCCCGATAAACCACAATGCCGGTCAAAATCATGATCATGACTTCGGACGCCACGGTGAACGCCGCGGCCGCCCAGTATCCGTATTGCGGAATGAAAACGAAATAGCCGATCAAGGCCACGATGGCCGTGGCCAAATAGCCCCAGATCATTTGCTTTTGCTTGTTGACGCCGACAACCGCGTAACCGAACAGCGTGCCGAAAAAAATGGCGCCGGCCGCGAAAATCAATATTTTTAAAATATCGCCCGAACCCGCGAAATCCGAACCGGCAATCAATGTCATGACTTTTTCTCCAATGACCAAACCGCCCAAAACAACGGGCAAGGCCATCATGGCCATGGCGTCAAAAGATATTTGAAGCAAATGCTTGAC
The genomic region above belongs to Candidatus Bipolaricaulota bacterium and contains:
- a CDS encoding NUDIX hydrolase; this encodes MAKQTLPVIAGVKAFIKKDNKFLIVKAHINDDLYFWDLPGGKVDFGESPFDALRREVKEEVFLDVEIKEPLGIWWFFKEIDGGQVVCSTFLCIPTSTNIDITKNPGVDDIREFRWVTKQEFLTGDYKVSDESLMRLIAEMKL